The Pelotomaculum isophthalicicum JI genomic interval TTTACGGTATATTCTATTTGGAAAGGATTGAAACTTTGTGCCGGGGAAGGAACTTTTACATGAATTGACCGGTGAAATTATCAGGCTAAAAAAAGAGCGCAACGCGGTTATATTAAGCCATCTCTACCAGCGGCCGGAGGTCCAGGATATAGCTGATTTTGTCGGTGATTCGCTGGGTCTGTCTCAGCAAGCGGCCGCTACGGACGCTGACGTGATTGTCTTCTGCGGTGTGCATTTTATGGCGGAAAGCGCATCCATTCTTTCGCCTGAAAAGATAGTGGTCTTGCCGGACGAACATGCCGGCTGCCCGATGGCGGACATGGTCGACGAAGTGGCGCTGGCGCGGAAAAAGCAAGAAATGCCGGACGCTATTGTGGTTTGTTATGTGAATACTTCCGCGGAAGTGAAAGCCGAATGCGATATCGCCTGTACTTCCGCCAATGCTGAAAAGGTGATCAAGTCCCTGCCGGAGGACAAGCCGATCCTGTTTGTTCCGGATAAAAACCTGGGGAGTTATGTGGCTGCAAAAACCGGGCGTGAGATGGTTGTCTGGGAGGGCTGCTGCAACACCCATGACCGGCTTACCGCCGATGATCTTTTGGCTGCCAGGGCGGCTCACCCCACCGCTTTGATTCTAGTTCACCCCGAGTGCCGCCCGGAAGTGGTCGCCCTGGCTGACGTGGTAGCCAGTACTACCGGCATGATTAATTTTGCCCGGGAAAGCAGTGCCCGCGAATTTATTGTCGGCACTGAGATGGGCATCCTGCACCCGCTGCATAAACATTGCCCGGACAAGCAGTTTTATCTGGCTTCCGACAAGTTGGTTTGCCCAAATATGAAGAAAACTACCCTGGAAAAGGTCCACCGGGCGCTAATCAACCTGGAACCAAGGGTGGATGTTCCCAAGCAAATTAGGGAGCGGGCCGTCCGTTGCCTGGACAAGATGTTGGCGGTATGATGCGCCGCCTGATTGAGGAGGTTTCCTTTTGCCGGATAAATACATGATAAATTTCGACTCCCGGGAGCTAAAACAGGAGGACGATGAATATATCATCCTGGGAAGCGGTATAGCCGGGTTGTATACTGCTTTAGCCGCTTCCGAAGCAGGTGGCTCGGTTACTGTGCTGACCAAGTACAACATGATGGATACCAGCACGGACAAAGCCCAGGGTGGAATTGCCGCCGCTCTCGGTGACAGCGACTCGCCGTCTTTACATAGGGAGGATACTATTGTGGCCGGCGCCGGCCTGTGCGATGATGAGGCTGTGTCGGCGCTGGTCAACGAGGGGCCGCAACGGGTCAAAGAATTGATCGAAATGGGCGCTATTTTTGACTCTGACAGTCAAGGGCTGGCTCTGACGAGAGAGGGTGCCCACAGTCAGAGGCGGATTCTGCATGCCAGTGGTGACGCCACGGGCGCTGAAATCCAAAGGGTGTTGACTGAGCGCGTCAGGGAAAAGAAAATACGTGTTAAGGAAAACCACTATGTGGTGGACTTGCTTGTATGGAATAATACTTGTTATGGCGTGGTGGCGTTTGACCGGGATAATGACAGCTTAAAGATTTATCGCGGTAAGGTGGTAGTACTGGCCACGGGCGGGCTGGGCCGCTTGTTTGAGTTCAATACCAATCCCGAAATAGCGACCGGCGACGGCATAGCGATAGCCTTTCGTGCCGGGGCTGAAGTAATGGACATGGAGTTTATCCAATTTCACCCCACTGTGTTAAAACTGCCGGGCGCGCCGCCGTTTTTAATTTCTGAAGCGGTGCGCGGCGAAGGCGCCTACCTGCGCAACGTCGATGGCCTGCGTTTTATGCCCCGCTATCATGACTTGCAGGAACTGGCGCCGCGGGATATCGTCGTGCGGGCGATGTTGAAGGAAATGGCCACGACCGGCGCTAATAAAGTATACCTTGATTTAGCTCATCTCGATCCTGAAGTGATAAAAAAACGTTTTCCAAATATTACTAAAACTTGTGCGACATACGGTTTGGATATATCTGTCGACCCAATCCCGGTGGCTCCTGCCGCCCACTACATGATGGGCGGGGTGAAAACCAACCTTGTGGGTGAAACCAGTATCAAGGGTCTTTATGCTTGCGGTGAGGTTGCCTGTCAGGGGGTACACGGAGCCAATCGCCTGGCAAGCAACTCTTTGCTGGACGGGCTTGTTTTCGGAGGCCGGATCGTGGATGAAACCAGGCAGTTCCTAAAAACCTATCACCCCCGCCGTCCGGAGTTTGCCTGCGACTGGCTGCTGGAGCCGGTGAAAATAGATTTTGGAGAGTTGCGCAAAAAACTTGAGGTCCTGATGGGCAGCAAGGTTGGTCCGGTGAGGAGCGGGCAGGGGTTAAAGGAGTCGCTGAACTTTTTTGATTCCTGGGGATACCTGGGACGACACAGTGCGGAAAACGTCGAACAGATGGAAGTGAAGAACATGCTGCAGGTTGGCGAACTGGTGGCCGAAGCGGCCCTGGCGCGGCGCGAAAGCCGTGGCGGTCACTACCGGGTGGATTATCCCGACAATTCCCGGCGCTGGCAGAAGCATATTATCTTTAGACGATAAAATAAAGTTAAAAGGGGCTGACTTTTCGGTCAGCCTTTTTTCAATTATTTACTGTTTACCGGAGGATAAGCGGCTTTTAAGTCGAAATATATAATTGTTCAGTCTTTAGCATTTGACGGGAGGGATACATCTTGTTCAAAAGCATCAAGTCAAAAATTCTCGCTTTGCTGTTACTGGCAGTAATGGTGTTAATAGCCACCAATCTAATCGCTGTTGTTGCCGCCAGGCGGGACCAGGCTGAGCAGTTGCGTATCGCTCTTCAGGATAGTGCTTTAGCCAACAGTAAGATGGTTGATGAAAGAATCCGGAGGCATATTGACAGGTTAAGCGTACTGGCAAATACCGCTACGGTTAAAGGTGACGACAAGAATGCGGCGCAGGCTTACTTGCTTGCTGAACTCAATCGTGATTTAAACCAGGAAGGATATTATTTTGATTTGATATCTCTGGCGGATTTAGACGGAACAGCGTTTGCCGTTGACGGCAGCAGGGTGGATGCGTCCGACCGGGCATACTTTCAGGCAGTCTTGAACGGACAGGACATTGTTGTGTCCGAGCCCATTATTTCCAGAAGTGGCGGTAAAATATCGGTAGCCATCGGGATGGCGGTGAAAAGGGACGGCCGGTTGTTTCGCGTGTTGATCGGCCTGATGAGCCTGGAAAGGCTTTCTGACGAGGTGGCTGCCATGAGACACGGGGAAAATGGGCGTGCTTATATTATTGACGCCAATGGCACGTGTATCGCCCACCCGGACAAAGAATTGCTCGGTGTGGATTTTTCGAAAACCGGTGGACCAGTAACACAGCAAATGGCGGATATGATTAAAACAATGATAATAGATAAAGCTGGTGTGGCAGAATACGGCTTTATGGGAGTCAACTCCATTCTAAATTACCAGCCAATTCCGTCGACCGGCTGGATCCTGGCGGTGGTAGCCGACCGCAATGAGGTTTTTGCCGCAGTTGACAACCTGACCCGGCAACTCACCGCAATAATCGTAATTACCACGTTGCTGTTACTGATTTTGGGCTGGTATTTTACCAGTAAAACAGTTCAGCCGATCAGTGACCTGATTACCGCAACCAGCCGGGTGGCCCAGGGTGACCTGGATACGGAAATAGTTGTAGATACCGGTGATGAGATCGGTTACTTGGCCCGGTCTTTTGACCAGATGCGACAGGACACTAAGGAGTTGGTTAACAATATTGCCGTAGCCGGCAACCGGGTGTCCGATATAGCTAAAGCGCTGGCTGTCAAGGCTGACCAAACCGCGGCGGCGGTTCAAAACGCGGGAATACCGGTATCCGGCGCGGGCAAAGCCGGAACAGGCCCTGGAGGCGGAGAAGCCGGCGCAGTCTCTTTCCGCACGGAGCATGATCGTCAAGGTATCGATAATGTTGTAAATACGATGCGGGAAATAGAACGTTCAGCCAACCAGGTGACAGCGTCACTGAACACTTTAAACCAAGCTATTGATGATGTGGGGCAGTTCGTGGAAGCGATCAACGCTATAGCCGGTCAGACCAATAAGCTGGCTTTGGACGCCGCTGTTGAAGCCACCCGGGCCGGCGAGGCGGGTAAAGGGTTTACTGTGGTTGCCGATGAAGTGCGCAATCTGGCTGAAAGTTCTGCTGAGTCGGCTGCGGAAATCAGCCGGTTGATCAGCAGGATTGTCAGTGAAGTAAAGCAGCAATCAGCTGCTGTGGTTGTCTCGGAAGACGGTAAGAAAAAGATGCCGCGAAATGAACGGATGATGCAGCATGTTAACCAGTCGTTGGCCGCCATCATTGGACTGGTGCAGGATTTAAGCGAGAAGGCCAAGGATGTGGCCGTTGCTGCTGAACAAGTGGGAAGAGCAGGACAGGATGTTGATGATGCCGGGAATAACTCAAGAAGTTGACAATCTTAAATTGTTAGCGGTATACTTTCGTAACAGTTCATATAAGATAGCATTTGTTGGGAGTGGGAAGGCAGTTGAAAAATAAATCGTTGAAGATTATTTCGTTATATATATGTTTATTTGCGGTGATAACAGTTATATTTACAGGCTGTTCATGGTGGCCTGTCGGGGTTGGTAGAACAGGCAGCCCGCTGGTGATAAAAGTTGAAGATTTTAGTATTTTTCTTTTTGAATCTTCAGAGGAAATTTACCGGGCGAACGTAAAGGATCAGGCAATGTGGGCCGGGCTAAAGGAGAAAGCCATCGGCGACGCGGAATATGCCGGACATTATAGCTGGCTGTATGACACCTATAGTGGTTGGGACGAACACCGCCGCACCCAGTTAAAAACAATCCTGGCCAATTACGACCCGCAGTATATGATTGAATGTTTGATCCAGGACGGAAAACAAACAGCGAGTTTTGATGAGATCATTAAATTTATCCGTGAGGAACGGTGTTTTAGGAATCAAAGAGATTTGCTGGTGGATTTTTATTCATGGTACGGCGCTAATTGCGCCTTGCCGCATTATGAGCAAATTAAACCGCTTTTGCAGCGGAAGGTCGATAAAACAATGGCTATGGTTGATAAAAACTTCGATATCGTCAACTTTATAGAAAAGGAAACCGGTATTCGCCAGAAGAAAAAGCTGCAAAACGTTGAGCTTCAATTAAATATGAGAATTATCGGGATGTCGGTTTTTTCGCGGAAAAAGGACACCATAACAACTGTCCAGTGGAACAGGACTCCTGAAAAGATCTGGACTGCGGTATTTAATGAATTTAGCGCGCCATTTTTCGAAACATTTACAGATACCTGGTCGTTTAAGTATATGGCCCGAAAGCTGAAAAAAGATGAAAAGCTAGCAGGCAAGTATAAGGATGATATTCCTTATACTTGGGAAGGGTGGATAGAAGAAAATTTGACCGAAGGCTTTGCCAGATATCTGGTTGTCCGCAAAGGGATTACCAGGGATTTGGGCGAAGGGTCTTATGTTTTTGACAAGGAATATGCCCAGACGCTGACTAGCAGTTTTGATCCGCAGAAGACCTCATTGAAAGAGTTTACTGTAAATTATATAAAGAAAACTTATGATATTTAATCTGGTGGAACGGGGGGCGTTCATTGGAGTTTAACGTGATTGAATTGCGTAAACTGATCGTAGATTGCTTAAATGAAGATATCGGTACCGGAGATTTGACCACCAACAGTATCGTTCCCGCAGATGCCGTTTCAACCGGTTATATTAAGGCCAAGGGAAACGGTACGTTAGCGGGGATGCAGGTGGTGGATGAGGTCTTCCGTTGTCTTGACCCGGCATTGCAATTTCAAGCACGGGCTGGTGACGGTGAGCTTGTAGAGCGTGGCCGGGTGTTGGCTGAGGTTAGCGGCAACGCGCGGGCAATCCTGACCGGTGAGCGGCTGGCGCTGAATTTTCTCCAGCGCCTTTCGGGAATTGCCACTAAGACAGCTCATTTAGTAAAATTAGTGGCTGGTACAAGGTCGCGTATTATAGATACCAGGAAAACCACACCTGGTTTGAGAATGCTGGAAAAATACGCTGTCAGGGTGGGTGGTGGACACAATCATCGCTTTGGCTTGTATGACGCCGTACTGATTAAGGACAATCATATTAAAATAGCGGGTGGTATCACCAATGCAGTAAAAGCGGCCAGACGGGCCAGCCCCCATACCGCGAAAATTGAAGTTGAAGTAGAGAGCCTGGCACAGTTGAGAGAGGCGCTGGAAGTCAAGTCTGACATTATTATGCTGGACAACATGACTGTGGAGATGATGCGTGAGGCCGTGGCGATTGTGGCAGGCCGGGCGCTGGTGGAAGCGTCAGGTGGTGTCACCGAGGAAAATATCCAGGCGGTAGCGTCGGCCGGCGTTGACCTGATCTCAGTTGGGGCGTTAACTCATTCGGTTAAATCTCTTGATATCAGCCTGGATTTAGTAGAAATAAAGCTCGATAAACGTTAACTTTATCAGTAATAAATGTTGACGTTTTATGGGCAAAAGATTAGAATATCTTACGGGAGTGGTTATTTTGAAAAGGGCTATTCTCCGGCTTCTAAAAGAGTTCCGGCCCGAATATGTTTCCGGTGAAGACATATGTAAAAAATTCAATGTAACCAGGACCGCGGTCTGGAAGCATATACAGGCCTTACGGGAGGATGGGTATGAAATTGAAGCCCGTCCGCGCGCGGGCTATTCACTAGTTAGTGTTCCGGACAGGCTTTATGCCGAGGAGATTCTGGACGGGCTGAACAGTAAGTTTTTCGGTCATGAGGTTTATTATTATGACAGTGTTTCTTCTACGAATGATGTGGCTAAGGAATTAGCCTTACAAGGTGCGCGTGACGGCTCGCTTGTTGTTGCCGAGGAGCAGACCGGGGGTAAAGGCCGGTTGGGTAGGGAATGGTATTCGCCTAAGTATAAGGATATTAAATTTTCCTTGCTCCTCTATCCGCCCGTCAATCCTTCCGAGGCATCTCAAGTGACCATGGTGACGGCGGTAGCCATGGCTCTGGCGGTTAGAAAAAAGACAGGGGTGCCTGCGGGCATCAAGTGGCCGAACGATCTGCTGGTGGAGGGCAGGAAGATCTGTGGCATCCTCACTGAAATGAGCGCTGAATTGGATAAAATTAATTATCTGGTGGTAGGCGCCGGCCTGAATGTCAACCAGGAGCTTGCTGATTTTCCTGAAGAAGTGCGTGATATTGCTACCTCTCTGAAGGTGGAAAAGGGGGTTGAGCTAGCCCGGGTCAGTTTGCTGCAGGCAATACTGGAGGAGTATGAACAATGGTATATGCTTTGGCTGGAACAGGGCTTTTCAGTAATTCTAGCCAAATGGAAAGAGTTGTCTGTTTCATTGCATTGTCCGGTACGTATCCATACCTTGAATAAATCCTGGGAGGGTTGGGCGGAAGATGTGGACGCTGACGGAGCGCTGTTGTTGCGTCTCCCGGACGGCGGGCTGCAGCGGCTGATAGCAGGCGACGTCTCATTGCGGGTGTAAAAATTTTAATTTAAATGTCAACTTTATTGTGGGTGATGGTTTACGCATTGTGGCGGGCGGGATAGTGTTTAAGAAGTCAGGAGTCAGTAGTCAGGAGTCAGGAGTCAGAAGACAAGAGACAAGGAGTTAGGAATCAAGGAATTAGAATAAAAGGATGGTTAGTTTGTTGTTTTATATTATTCTGAATTCTGACTCCTGAATACTTATTTTACAGGGGGAGGTTGATTTTATGTCCAGGTTTTCAGCGCGTGATATTACTATGACCGCGGTTTTTGCCGCAATGGCGGTAGTTGCCGCCATGCTGGTGCGCTACGCCGGTTCTGTTGTGCCTTTTAGTCTTATGCCTTTTGTGGTTATGCTTGCGGGTGGCTTGTTAGGACCACGCCTGGGGGCGCTGAGTATTGTTGTATATATTTTGCTGGGTTTGGTAGGTTTACCGGTATTTGCCACCGCTCCCTTTGGCGGGCCGTCATATGTTTTTCAACCGACTTTTGGCTTCCTGCTTGGTTTTATCGGAAGCGCATATGTTATCGGCGCTCTGCTAAAAAATCCGGAAAAGAGAAGTTACGCGCGCTATTTTATTGCTATGCTTGCCGGAATAATAGTTTATAATGTGGTTGGATTGCCTTATCTTTATGCTATTTTGACTTTTTATCTGGGTAAAACTTATTCTGTGATGCAAGTTTTGAAAATCGGTTTCAT includes:
- the nadA gene encoding quinolinate synthase NadA, with amino-acid sequence MPGKELLHELTGEIIRLKKERNAVILSHLYQRPEVQDIADFVGDSLGLSQQAAATDADVIVFCGVHFMAESASILSPEKIVVLPDEHAGCPMADMVDEVALARKKQEMPDAIVVCYVNTSAEVKAECDIACTSANAEKVIKSLPEDKPILFVPDKNLGSYVAAKTGREMVVWEGCCNTHDRLTADDLLAARAAHPTALILVHPECRPEVVALADVVASTTGMINFARESSAREFIVGTEMGILHPLHKHCPDKQFYLASDKLVCPNMKKTTLEKVHRALINLEPRVDVPKQIRERAVRCLDKMLAV
- a CDS encoding methyl-accepting chemotaxis protein, which codes for MFKSIKSKILALLLLAVMVLIATNLIAVVAARRDQAEQLRIALQDSALANSKMVDERIRRHIDRLSVLANTATVKGDDKNAAQAYLLAELNRDLNQEGYYFDLISLADLDGTAFAVDGSRVDASDRAYFQAVLNGQDIVVSEPIISRSGGKISVAIGMAVKRDGRLFRVLIGLMSLERLSDEVAAMRHGENGRAYIIDANGTCIAHPDKELLGVDFSKTGGPVTQQMADMIKTMIIDKAGVAEYGFMGVNSILNYQPIPSTGWILAVVADRNEVFAAVDNLTRQLTAIIVITTLLLLILGWYFTSKTVQPISDLITATSRVAQGDLDTEIVVDTGDEIGYLARSFDQMRQDTKELVNNIAVAGNRVSDIAKALAVKADQTAAAVQNAGIPVSGAGKAGTGPGGGEAGAVSFRTEHDRQGIDNVVNTMREIERSANQVTASLNTLNQAIDDVGQFVEAINAIAGQTNKLALDAAVEATRAGEAGKGFTVVADEVRNLAESSAESAAEISRLISRIVSEVKQQSAAVVVSEDGKKKMPRNERMMQHVNQSLAAIIGLVQDLSEKAKDVAVAAEQVGRAGQDVDDAGNNSRS
- the nadC gene encoding carboxylating nicotinate-nucleotide diphosphorylase, coding for MEFNVIELRKLIVDCLNEDIGTGDLTTNSIVPADAVSTGYIKAKGNGTLAGMQVVDEVFRCLDPALQFQARAGDGELVERGRVLAEVSGNARAILTGERLALNFLQRLSGIATKTAHLVKLVAGTRSRIIDTRKTTPGLRMLEKYAVRVGGGHNHRFGLYDAVLIKDNHIKIAGGITNAVKAARRASPHTAKIEVEVESLAQLREALEVKSDIIMLDNMTVEMMREAVAIVAGRALVEASGGVTEENIQAVASAGVDLISVGALTHSVKSLDISLDLVEIKLDKR
- a CDS encoding biotin transporter BioY yields the protein MSRFSARDITMTAVFAAMAVVAAMLVRYAGSVVPFSLMPFVVMLAGGLLGPRLGALSIVVYILLGLVGLPVFATAPFGGPSYVFQPTFGFLLGFIGSAYVIGALLKNPEKRSYARYFIAMLAGIIVYNVVGLPYLYAILTFYLGKTYSVMQVLKIGFIPFITLDLVKAAVATVLARAVYRRLDAYGVDRT
- a CDS encoding biotin--[acetyl-CoA-carboxylase] ligase, with the protein product MVILKRAILRLLKEFRPEYVSGEDICKKFNVTRTAVWKHIQALREDGYEIEARPRAGYSLVSVPDRLYAEEILDGLNSKFFGHEVYYYDSVSSTNDVAKELALQGARDGSLVVAEEQTGGKGRLGREWYSPKYKDIKFSLLLYPPVNPSEASQVTMVTAVAMALAVRKKTGVPAGIKWPNDLLVEGRKICGILTEMSAELDKINYLVVGAGLNVNQELADFPEEVRDIATSLKVEKGVELARVSLLQAILEEYEQWYMLWLEQGFSVILAKWKELSVSLHCPVRIHTLNKSWEGWAEDVDADGALLLRLPDGGLQRLIAGDVSLRV
- the nadB gene encoding L-aspartate oxidase, translating into MPDKYMINFDSRELKQEDDEYIILGSGIAGLYTALAASEAGGSVTVLTKYNMMDTSTDKAQGGIAAALGDSDSPSLHREDTIVAGAGLCDDEAVSALVNEGPQRVKELIEMGAIFDSDSQGLALTREGAHSQRRILHASGDATGAEIQRVLTERVREKKIRVKENHYVVDLLVWNNTCYGVVAFDRDNDSLKIYRGKVVVLATGGLGRLFEFNTNPEIATGDGIAIAFRAGAEVMDMEFIQFHPTVLKLPGAPPFLISEAVRGEGAYLRNVDGLRFMPRYHDLQELAPRDIVVRAMLKEMATTGANKVYLDLAHLDPEVIKKRFPNITKTCATYGLDISVDPIPVAPAAHYMMGGVKTNLVGETSIKGLYACGEVACQGVHGANRLASNSLLDGLVFGGRIVDETRQFLKTYHPRRPEFACDWLLEPVKIDFGELRKKLEVLMGSKVGPVRSGQGLKESLNFFDSWGYLGRHSAENVEQMEVKNMLQVGELVAEAALARRESRGGHYRVDYPDNSRRWQKHIIFRR